A segment of the Nostoc sp. TCL26-01 genome:
CAGTTCACTGTGGGCGAGAATATTGGTGTGGGCGATGTCAACAATCTCAAAGATAGCAGTCGTTGGCAAGTAGCAGCCCAAAAAGGCATGGCCCAACAGTTTATTGAGCGATTACCCCAAAATTTTCAAACCCAGTTAGGACGTTGGTTTAAGGGCGGACAGGAATTATCGGGGGGACAATGGCAAAAAATTGCTTTAGCGCGGGCTTTTATGCGATCGCAAGCAGATATCTTAGTCTTAGATGAACCCACATCAGCTATAGATGCTCAAGCTGAGTTTGAGATTTTCAATCATTTTCGCGCCTTAACACAAAATCAAATGGTGTTTTTGATTTCCCACCGTTTTTCCACTGTCAGAATGGCTGATAAAATTATGGTGATTGAAAATGGGGAAATGGTAGAACAGGGAACTCATACAGAATTACTGGCAGCTGATGGCAATTATGCCAGACTTTTTTGGTTACAAGCTGCGGGTTATCAGTAGAACAATAGAGTGTAGGGTGTGTTGTCGCACAGCGCAACGCACTGCTAACAATTGCAAAACTAAACTAGTGACAAAAATTTATAAATAACGAGATAGGACATCTACAGTCGCTTTGCCAGTTTTTTCCCAACTAAATTGATTGGCCCTAGCCATACCTTGAATAGATAAATGCGATCGCAATTCTACATCATCAGCAATCATCCGCATGGCTTGGGTAATTTCATCTGTGTTGTAGGGATTAACCAAAATCGCTGCATCACCAGCAACTTCCGGTAAGGATGACAAGTTAGAGGTAATCACCGGAGTACCACAAGCCATTGCTTCTAGAACCGGAAAACCAAAACCTTCCCAAAGACTAGGGAACACAAGAGCGATCGCTTGGTTAATAATAATGGGTAGTTGAGCGTAGGGGACATAATCCAAAAACTTAACACGGTGGGTTATCCCCAGTTCGGCAACTTGCGTCTGTAAAAGTGGTGTGTAACGTCCATCAGTAGGGCCGACTAACCATAGTTCATAGTCGCTACTCTTGGATAATGCGGCAAAGGCGTTGATTAATCGTTGTAGATTTTTGTAAGCATCTTGCCTGCCGATGTAGAGAAAGTAGTTGCGAGTTGGTATATTAAGATGGCGAAAATGTAGGCGATCGTGTGCTAAAGGAATGGCAGTGATTTTACTCGCGGGAATTCGGTAAAAGTCAACAATATCCTTAGCTGTAGCTTCAGAGTTACAAACAATATGTTGCGCCTGCGTCAATACTTGCGGAACGTAATAGCGATGATATTGTGTCAACGGTGAAAACCGTCTCGGAAAGCGCAACGGTATCAAGTCATGACACATAACCACAAAGCGACAGTTGTTGTAAAGAGGTGCTTCTGGTAAAGGTGAAAACAGTAATTGGGATTGAAACTGTTGATAAATTCTAGGCAATCGAAATTGTGTCCACATCAACCGATGGAAGTGTCCTCTTGTACCATGCTTAGGAGTCAAATTATCTGGTACAAGATAGCATTTAAACTCAGAATAATTTTGAGATGTTAATAAAGTGGGCTTAAGTAATTTTAAATAAGGAAAAATATTTTTAGCATAGTTACTGATTCCAGTTGGTTGAGATAACAGTATAGATAAATTGATTATTAATTTATTCGATGAGACATAATCTACCATTGTCATTAAATTAAGCTTCTATAGGCATTTAATGTTTGCTTTGCTGTTCTTTCCCAAGAAAATAATTTGGCTCTTTCTCTACCTTTGGTAATTAAATCCTGTCGTAATTGAGAATCACTAATTACCTGCAATATTGCTTCTGCTAACTGAGTATAATCATTTGGCTCAATTAGGATAGCAGCATCTCCTGTTACTTCTGGTATAGATGAGGCGTTAGACGTAACAACTGGTACACCTAAAGTCATAGCTTCCAATACAGGCAGACCAAATCCTTCATAATGAGAAGGATAAACAAAAACGTCAGCTTTTGTATAAAACAGTGCTACTAATTCATCAGATAAGTAGTCAAGATGGTGAATTTCATTTTTCCAAGGAGAATTTTCTATAGCTTTAAATATTGGTTCATAATTCCATCCTTTTTTACCAACTAACACTAATTGATGTTCAATTTTATATTTTTCCTTCAACCAATTAAAAGCGGTGATTATCCCATGAATATTTTTCCTCGGTTCTATAGTACTGACAAAGAGTAAATATGGTTTAGAAAAATCATAGTTTGCTTGCTTTTCTAAGAAATCATTATCTGTGTTAAATAAATAATCATCATTGTAACGACTAGCTAAAGGTGTCACATAAACTTTTTCTGGCTCTACTTGTAGATATTCAACAATGTCTCTTTTTGAGCTTTCGGAAATAGTTAAAACTAGGTCTGTCCATTGTAAGCATCTCTTGATTTTTGTCGTATATGTTTTGACAACTGAGTTTATATAATTAGGATACCTCACAAAAGTCAGATCATATATATTCATCACTTTTAAACTCTGATTACAAGGATAAACTGAGTAATTTGTCCCATGTAATATATCTGGTTCACCCAAATATTGTTCAAAGTAAGATAATCCAGGTTTAAATTGTAAATTTAGTAGTAAATCTGATATTCTCACCGGTAAAGGCAGGAAATAGTTTTCACTATATGGTTTCAAATAATCAGGAAAACTAAAGTCACGCTTCAGCCAATTTTTTAACCCTGGTTGATATACTATTCCTAACTGAAATTTTTCTGCTGTTTGTAGTGAATTTAATGCACATATTAAATTAAAAACATAAAAGCCAACCCCACTTGGTTTTGGATCTATAGGGGTGGCATCAATGACAACTTTTAACATTCAAATCAGACTCCGCCGTTGCTTAATTTTTTTAGGTCATAATCAACCATTAACTCAACCATTTTCTCAAAAGTATGTTGAGGTTGCCAACCTAATTTAGTCTTGATTTTATCAACAGAGCCAACTAACTGTACTGGTTCATCAGGACGATAAAAAGTGGGGTCAACAGATACATAATCTTGCCAATTTAAACCAACGCAGTTAAAAGCGCACTCAACCAATTGTTTTACCGAGTAGGTTTCACCACTAGCAATAATGTAATCATCGGGTTCGTCTTGTTGCAACATCAACCACATAGCGTAAACAGCATCTTGCGCGTAGCACCAATCACGACGAGCATCAAGATTGCCTAATTTTAATTCACTTGCTAAACCGAGTTTAATTTGGGCTGCTGTCTGCGTAATTTTGCGAAACACAAATTCTGCACCACGTCGCGGTGATTCGTGGGTGTAGGTAATGCCGCAACAACCATATAAATTGTATTGTTGGCGATAGTTAATTGTCATCCAGTGGGCGTAGGCTTTGGCGACACCGTAAGGGTTTCGGGGACGAAAAGCAGTACGTTCGGTTTGAGGTGATTCGTCGGGTTGACCAAAAACTTCACTACTAGATGCTTGGTAGAATCGAGCATCCGCCTTGCAGCGCCGGATAGATTCTAAAAGGCGAGAAACACCAAGGGCTGTATATTCAGCTGTGAGGGCTGGTTGTGTCCAAGAGAGAGGAACGTAGCTTTGGGAAGCGAGATTATAAATTTCGTCGGGTTGACACTCGCTAATCACATCCATTAAAGAAGATTGATCTAAAAGATCGCCAGATAAAATTTGGACGCTACCTGAGAGATGATGAATGCGCTCTAGGTTGCTGGTGCTAGAACGGCGAACTAAGCCAAACACTTGGTAGCCTTTCGTTAAAAGGAGTTCAGCTAAATAAGAGCCATCTTGTCCTGTTAAACCTGTAATTAGAGCTTTTTTGGTCATATGCTATAACAAAA
Coding sequences within it:
- a CDS encoding glycosyltransferase family 1 protein, whose protein sequence is MVDYVSSNKLIINLSILLSQPTGISNYAKNIFPYLKLLKPTLLTSQNYSEFKCYLVPDNLTPKHGTRGHFHRLMWTQFRLPRIYQQFQSQLLFSPLPEAPLYNNCRFVVMCHDLIPLRFPRRFSPLTQYHRYYVPQVLTQAQHIVCNSEATAKDIVDFYRIPASKITAIPLAHDRLHFRHLNIPTRNYFLYIGRQDAYKNLQRLINAFAALSKSSDYELWLVGPTDGRYTPLLQTQVAELGITHRVKFLDYVPYAQLPIIINQAIALVFPSLWEGFGFPVLEAMACGTPVITSNLSSLPEVAGDAAILVNPYNTDEITQAMRMIADDVELRSHLSIQGMARANQFSWEKTGKATVDVLSRYL
- a CDS encoding glycosyltransferase family 1 protein, which codes for MLKVVIDATPIDPKPSGVGFYVFNLICALNSLQTAEKFQLGIVYQPGLKNWLKRDFSFPDYLKPYSENYFLPLPVRISDLLLNLQFKPGLSYFEQYLGEPDILHGTNYSVYPCNQSLKVMNIYDLTFVRYPNYINSVVKTYTTKIKRCLQWTDLVLTISESSKRDIVEYLQVEPEKVYVTPLASRYNDDYLFNTDNDFLEKQANYDFSKPYLLFVSTIEPRKNIHGIITAFNWLKEKYKIEHQLVLVGKKGWNYEPIFKAIENSPWKNEIHHLDYLSDELVALFYTKADVFVYPSHYEGFGLPVLEAMTLGVPVVTSNASSIPEVTGDAAILIEPNDYTQLAEAILQVISDSQLRQDLITKGRERAKLFSWERTAKQTLNAYRSLI
- a CDS encoding GDP-mannose 4,6-dehydratase, with the protein product MTKKALITGLTGQDGSYLAELLLTKGYQVFGLVRRSSTSNLERIHHLSGSVQILSGDLLDQSSLMDVISECQPDEIYNLASQSYVPLSWTQPALTAEYTALGVSRLLESIRRCKADARFYQASSSEVFGQPDESPQTERTAFRPRNPYGVAKAYAHWMTINYRQQYNLYGCCGITYTHESPRRGAEFVFRKITQTAAQIKLGLASELKLGNLDARRDWCYAQDAVYAMWLMLQQDEPDDYIIASGETYSVKQLVECAFNCVGLNWQDYVSVDPTFYRPDEPVQLVGSVDKIKTKLGWQPQHTFEKMVELMVDYDLKKLSNGGV